The DNA region TTGCGCGTGGCGACTCGAACCCTCGGGTAACCGCCTTTCGAACCCGCACAGTTGGGAGGACCGTTGCCTCTCCGCAACCGTCTGAGACTCCTTGCGATATCCGGCCTCGCGCTGTTCACCGTTTCGGCGTCGTTGCCGCCCGCCTCGGCCGACGGCTCGCGCTCCCACCGTCCGTCGGGCGGCGGGCTGTCCGCCACGATCCGGTACACCGAGTACGGCATCCCGCACATCCTGGCGAAGGACTACGCGAGCCTGGGCTTCGGCAACGGCTGGGCCCAGGCCGCCGACCAGGTGTGCACCCTCGCCGACGGCTTCGTGACCCTGCGCGGCGAGCGGTCCCGGTACTTCGGTCCGGACGCGGCTCCGGACGGCTCGCTCTCCGCCGCGACGAAGAACCTCTCCAGCGATCTCTACTTCCGCCGGGTCCGCGAGAGCCGCACCGTGGAGAAGCTGCTGAAGGCGCCCGCGCCGGCCGGGCAGAGCCGTGACGTCAGGGAGCTGGAGCGCGGCTGGGCGGCCGGTTACAACGCGTGGCTGGCGCAGAACCGGATCGACGACCCGGCCTGCCGGGGCGCCGACTGGGTGCGGCCGGTGACGACGCTGGACGTGGTGACGCGCGGCTACGCGCTCTCGGTGCTCGGCGGTCAGGGGCGCGGCATCGACGGCATCACGGCCGCTCAGCCGCCCACCGGCACGGCGGGGACGCCCGGTGTACCGTCGCCGGGCGACGCGGCGGACGCGGCCCGGCGGCTGCTGTCGACGCAGAACGCGGACATGGGCTCCAACGCGGTCGCGTTCCGCGGGGACACGACGGCGAACGGGCGGGGCCTGCTGCTCGGCAATCCGCACTACCCGTGGCAGGGCGGGCGGCGGTTCTGGCAGTCGCAGCAGACGATTCCCGGCGAGCTGAACGTGGCGGGCGGTTCGCTGCTCGGCGCGCCGATCGTCTCGATCGGACACAACGCGAACATCGCATGGAGCCACACCGTCGCCACCGGTGTCCCGCTCAACCTTCATCAGCTCACCCTCGATCCGGCCGATCCGACCGTGTATCTGGTGGACGGCAGGCCCGAGCGGATGACGAAGCGTACGGTCTCGGTCGCGGTGAAGGGCGGCGGTACCGTGACCCGCACCCAGTGGTCGACCCGGTACGGACCGGTGATCACCTCGCTCGGTGCCGGGCTGCCGTTGCCCTGGACGACGACGACCGCGTACGCGCTCAATGACCCGAACGCCGTGAATCTGCGTTTCTCGGACGCCGGTCTCGGTTTCAGCCGGGCGCGCAGCACCGCGGACATCCAGGCCGCGCTGCGCCGTACCCAGGGGCTGCCATGGGTGAACACCATCGCCGCCGATTCGTCCGGGCACTCGTTCTTCTCGCAGTCGCAGGTGCTGCCGAGGATCACGGACGAGCTCGCGGCACAGTGCTCCACGCCGCTTGGCAAAGCGACGTATCCGTCGTCCGGGCTCGCGGTGCTGGACGGTTCGAGGAGCGACTGCGCACTGGGGTCGGACCCGGACGCCGTGCAGCCGGGCATCTTCGGGCCGGGCCGGATGCCCACCGTGAAGGACGCCCCGTACGTGGAGAACTCCAACGACAGCGCCTGGCTGACGAACGCGGACGCGCCGCTGACCGGCTACGAGAGGGTGTTCGGCACGATCGGCACACCCCGCTCGATGCGGACCCGGGGCGCGATCGAGGATGTGTCCGCGATGGCGGCGAAGGGCCGGCTGACCGTGGCCGATCTGCAGGGCCAGCAGTTCGCGAACCGCGCACCGGCCGGTGATCTGGGCGCCGCGGATCTGGCGGGGGCGTGCGCGGCGCTGCCCGGCGGCACTGCGGTCGGCAGTGACGGCAGGGCGGTCGATGTGTCGGCGGCGTGCGAGGTGCTGAGGCGCTGGGACCGGAAGGTCGACACCGGGAGTCGGGGCGCGCTGCTCTTCGACCGGATCTGGCGCAGGGCGACGGCCACGGTCCCGCAGACCGAGTTGTGGAAGGTGCCCTTCTCCCCCGCCGATCCGGTCGGTACGCCCAACACGCTGAACACCTCGGCGCCCGGCCTCACCAGGGCTCTCGCCGACGCGGTGGCCGAACTGCGGGCGGCCAAAATCGCGTTGGACGACCCGCTGGGGCGGCACCAGTCGGTGGAACGGAACGGGAAGCGCATCCCGATCGGCGGCGGTACCGAGTCGCTCGGCATCTGGAACAAGACGGAGCCGGTGTGGGACACGGCGGCCGGCGGCTACCGGGAGGTGCCGGCCGGCTCCAGCTACATCCAGGCGGTCGGCTGGAACGGCAGCAGGTGCCCGGTGGCGCGCACCCTGCTCACGTACTCCCAGTCCTCCAATCCGGGTTCGCCGTATTACAGCGACCAGACCGAGCTGTACTCGGGTGAGCGGTGGGTGACGTCCCGGTTCTGCGAGAAGGACATTCTGCGCTCGCCCGCACTGCGGGTCGTGCGGGTCCACGAACGCCGGTAGTTCCTCACGGTGCGATCGGTCCCTGTCCGCCCGGCGGGCGGCGGACAGGGACCGGTCAGGAGGAATCAGGGGCTGATCGCGAGGAAGACGAACGCGGCGAAGATCGACAGATGGACGCCGCCCTGGAGCAGGGTGGCCCGTCCCGGTACGACGGTCAGCGCGCCGACCATCACGGTGAGTGCGAGGAGCACCATATGGGTGGCGCCGAGGCCGAGATGGAGCGGTCCGTCGAGCCAGACCGAGGCGAGGGCGATGGCCGGGATGGTCAGGCCGATGCTCGCCATCGCCGAGCCGAGGGCGAGGTTGAGGCTGGTCTGGACACGATCGCGACGGGCGGCCCGCACTGCCGCCAGGGTCTCCGGCAGCAGCACCAGCAGCGCGATGACGACACCGACCACCGCCTGGGGCATCCCGGCCGCCTCCACCCCGGACTCGATGGTCGGCGAGACGGACTTGGCGTCGCCGACGACCGCGACCAGCGCGACCAGCAGCATCACCAGGCTCAGCGCGGTGGCGCCCCGGCCGGGCAGCACCACGTGGTGCTCGTCCGGCTTGAGCGCGCCCTCGGGTGTGAGGGGCAGGAAGTACTCGCGGTGCCGCACCGTCTGTACGGCGACGAACAGCCCGTACAGAAGGAGTGAGGCGACGGCCGCGAAGGCCAGTTGGGCGGTGGAGAATTCGGGGCCCGGTTTGCCGACGGTGAAGGTCGGCAGGACCAGGCTGAGGGTGGCGAGCGTGGCGACGGTCGCGAGGGCGGCCCCGGAGCCTTCGGCGTTGAAGACGACGACGCGGGAACGGACGGCCCCCAGGAGCAGGGACAGTCCGACGATGCCGTTGCAGGTGATCATCACGGCGGCGAACACGGTGTCGCGGGCGAGCGCGGACGTCTTGGGGCCGCCGTCCACCATCAGGGTGACGATGAGGGCCACTTCGATGACGGTGACGGCGACGGCCAGGACGAGGGAGCCGAACGGTTCCCCGACCCGGTGGGCGATGACCTCGGCGTGGTGCACGGCGGCCAGAACGGCGCCCGCGAGACAGAGCGCGACCACGGCGACGGCGAACGCCGGCAGCTCCCGTCCCCAGCTGAAGACCAGCGCGAGCGCGGCGACGATCGGCACGGCCACCGTCCACCGGGTCGCCAGTGACCGGACCGTCGCGCGCGCGTTCATGGGCCACACCCTGCCAGAGCCGGTACGGGGGCGCTCGTCGGGCGGCGGCGGCCGGGCGGTGGTTCACACGGCCCGTTGGCGTCCTTCCCAGTACGGGTCGCGCAGCCGCCGCTTGTAGAGCTTGCCGTTGGGGTCGCGGGGCATCACGTCGATGAAGTCGATGGTCCTGGGGCGCTTGTACCCGGCGAGACGCTCTTCGCAGTGGCGCAGGATCCCGGCGGCGAGCGCCTCCCCCGCCTCGTGTCCCGCGGCCGGTTCGACGACCGCCTTGACCTCCTCGCCCCAGTCGGGATGCGGGATGCCGAAGACGGCGACGTCGGCGACCGCGGGGTGGCCGAGGAGAGCCCCCTCGATCTCGGCGGGGTAGATGTTGACCCCACCGGAGATGATCATGTCGATCTTGCGGTCGCGGAGGAAGAGGTAGCCGTCCTCGTCGAGGATGCCGAGGTCGCCGACGGTGAAGAAGTCGCCGATGCGGTTCTTCCGCGTCTTGGTCTCGTCCTTGTGGTAGCTGAAGCCGCCGGTGTTCATCTTCATGTAGACGGTGCCGAGCTCGCCGGGCGGCAGCCGTTCGCCGTCGTCGTCGAAGACGGCGAGTTCACTGATCGGCCAGGCCCTGCCGACCGTGCCCGGTTTCTTCAGCCAGTCCTCGGCGGTGGCGAAGGCGCCGCCGCCCTCGCTGGCCGCGTAGTACTCCTCGACGCACCTCCCCCACCAGTCGATCATGGCGCGCTTGACGTGGTCGGGGCAGGGCGCGGCACCGTGGATGGCGTGCCGCATGGCCGTGACGTCGTAGCGCCGTTTCACCTCGTCGGGGAGGGAGAGGAGGCGGTGGAACTGGGTCGGGACCATGTGCGTGTGGGTGCAGCGGTGGGTGTCGATGAGCCGCAGCATGTCCTCGGGCGTCCACCTGTCCATCAGGACCAGCGGGTGTCCGATGTGCAGGGACGCGGCGGCGAACTGCAGCACGGCCGTGTGGTAGAGCGGCGAGCAGACCAGGTGGACGTTGCCGTCGAACGGTTTGATGCCGAAGATGCCGAGGAATCCGCCGAGGTGGCTCTCCTCGGGGAGCTTGCCGGAGAGCGGACGGCGGATGCCGCGCGGGCGGCCGGTGGTGCCCGAGGTGTAGTTCATGACCCAGCCCAGGGTGCGGTCGTCCGGGGCTTGTCCGGACTGCCCTTCGAGCAGTTCGGCGTACGGGCGGAAGCCGTCGACCGTGCCCACGGCGAAGCGGTGGGTGGCCGGCAGCTCCGCCTCGTCGGCGGCCTCGGTCGCGGCCTGGGCGAACCGCTCGTGGGCGATGAGCACCTTGGCGCCGGAGTCGGAGACGATCCAGGCGATCTCGGGGCCGACGAAGTGGTGGTTGACGGGGACGAGGTAGAGGCCGGCCTGGGCGGCGGCGAGGTAGGCGGTGAAGAACTCGACGCCGTTGGGCAGCACGACCGCGAACGCGTCGCCCCGCCGCAGCCCGGCGGCGCGCAGTCCGTGGACGAGGCGGTTGGCGGCGGCGTGCAGCCGGCCCGCCGTCCAGCTCTCGCCGTCGGGTGCGGTCAGGACCGTGCGGTCGGGGTCGGCGGTTGCCTGGGCCCAGAAGCCGTTGGGCGGCGGGGTCATGAGGCGCTCCGTCCGGCGATGCGGTTGATCCGGTCCACGGCTCGCTCGAAGCCGCGGGTCAGGTCGTCGAAGACGGCCTGAACGCTGCGCTCACTGTTCATCCGGCCGACGATCTGGCCGACGGGGGTGCCGAGCAGCGCGCCGGTCTCGTACTTCTGGATGCGCGACACGGCCTCGGCCACCAGCAGCCCCTGGAGCGGCATGGGAAGAGTGCCGGGCCCCGCCGGGTCGTCCCAGGCGTCGGTCCATTCGGTACGGAGCTGACGCGCGGGTTTGCCGGTGAGCGCGCGGGAGCGGACGGTGTCGCCGGAGCCGGCGGCGAGGAGTTTGCGGGTCAGCGCGCGGGAGTGGAGGTCGGCCTCCTCGGTGGTCAGCCAGAGGGAGCCGAGCCAGACACCCTGGGCACCGAGGGCGAGTCCGGCGGCGATCTGTTCGCCGCTGCCGATCCCGCCGGCGGCGAGGACGGGAAGCGGTCCGACGGCGTCGACCACGTCCGGGACCAGGACCATGGAGGCGATCTCGCCGGTGTGGCCGCCCGCCTCGTACCCCTGGGCGACGACGATGTCGATGCCCGCGTCGGCGTGGTGGCGGGCGTGCTTGGCGCTCCCGGCGAGGGCGGCGACGAGTACGCCCCGGTCGTGGGCACGCTGGACGACATCGGCGGGCGGCGACCCGAGGGCGTTGGCGAGGAGCCTGATGGGGTAGTCGAAGGCGACGTCGAGCTGGTTGCGGGCGACCTCCTCCATCCAGCCGGTGATGCGCCAGCCGGACGCCTCGCCGTCGGGAAGTTCCGGTACGCCGTGCTTGGCGAGGGTGTCCTGGACGAACTGGCGGTGCCCGGCCGGGATCATCGCCTCGACATCGGCCTCGGTCACCCCCTCCACCTTTTTCGCGGGCATGACGACGTCGAGGCCGTACGGCTTGCCGTCGGTGTGCTCCTGCATCCAGTCGAGGTCGCGCGCGAGGTCGTCGGGGGCGGTGTAGCGGACCGCGCCGAGTACGCCGAATCCGCCGGCCCGGGTGATGGCCGCGGCCACTGCGGGGAACGGCGTGAAGCCGAAGATGGCGTGCTCGACTCCCAGTTTCTTGCTCAGCTCCGTCTCCATGGGCCGCAGGATGCCGCAGCCGGACATCCGAGGGAAGAGATTTTCTGATGCAGTGTCAGATTCTTTGTGACGCAGGGGACCTCCGTGACGGCGGGGGTGACAGTAATCTCTGCGGCGGCAGGAAGTTTCATTGTCGGACGAAATTTCGAAAGTTACTTTCGTGCAGCAGGAAGGGGTTCCGGATGACCGAGGACGCGGCGGGCAGAGGGATCAGCCGTCGGAGGCTGGGCGGTGGGATGCTGGCCCTGGGCGGGGCACTCGCCCTGGCGCCGATTCCGTTCGCGGAACGGGCGTCGGCCATGGAGTCGGGGACGGGGTCGTCGGACATGCGCACAGGGGCGCTCGGGAGCACCGCATCGGGTCAGGGCCGGCCGACGCTGCGGCGTGGACCGGCCGCCCGCGCCGGGCTGCTGCAGGAACCCCTTGACCAACTGGTCGCCGACGCGGAGAAGTTCCTCTCCGCCTCCCCCAAGCACCCCTGGTACGCGGGTGCGGTGCTGCTCGCCGGGCGGGGCGGCACGGTGGCCCTGCACCGGCCGATCGGCAAGGCCGTGCGCTATGCGGCGTACGACGAGAAGACCGACACCGGGGTGGAGTTCCCGCCCGACCAGCAGATCCCGATGGCCGAGGACACCGTCTTCGACCTGGCCTCGGTCTCGAAGCTCTTCACCTCGATCCTGGCCGTGCAGCAGATCGAGCGCGGGACGCTGGAGCTGGAGGCGAAGGTCGCCTCGTACCTGCCCGATTTCGGCGGCGGCGGCAAGCAGGACATCACGATCCGTCAGCTGCTCACGCACACCTCGGGCTTCCGTGCCTGGATTCCGCTGTACAAGGCGCCGACGCGGGACGGGAAACTGCAACTGCTGTGGAACGAGGTGCCGGCCAACCCGCCCGGCACGGTGTACCTCTACTCCGACCTCAATCTGATCTCGCTCCAGCTGGTCCTGGAGAAGATCACCGGCCGCACGCAGGATGTCCTGCTCCGTGAGCAGATCACCGCTCCGCTCGGAATGCACCGCACCCGGTACAACCCGCCGGCCTCCTGGAAGCCGAAGATCGCCGCGACCGAGGACGCCCGGCAGCCCTGGTCCGGACTGGACCGCGGGCTGGTCTGGGGCGAGGTGCACGACGAGAACGCTTACAGCCTGGACGGGGTGGCGGGCCACGCCGGAGTCTTCTCCTGCGCCTGGGACCTGGCGGTCCTCGCCCGTACGCTGCTCAACGGCGGGGTGTACGGGCGTGCGCGGATCCTCTCCGCCGAATCGGTCGACCTGCTGTTCACCGACTTCAACACCGCGTTCCCCGGCGATGCGCACGGCCTCGGATTCGAGCTCTACCAGCACTGGTACATGGGGGCGATGGCCACGCCGCGCACCGCGGGCCACACCGGTTTCACCGGAACCAGTCTCGTACTGGACCCGACGACCGACTCGTTCCTGATCGTGCTCGGCAACTCGGTGCACCCGGTGCGCAGTTGGCGTTCCGGCAGCGCGCCGCGCGTCGCCGCGGCCAACCGGATGGCGCGCGCCGTCGCGGTCCGTCCCGCGCGTGGCCGTACGGCGTGGTTCTCGGGCATGGCGAGCGCCGCCTCGGCCACGCTCACACTGCCGGCGCTGCGCCTCGCCTCCTCGCACGCCCGGCTGAGCTCGGCCCTGTGGTGGGACACCGAGCCCGGCTCCGACTTCCTCTTCCTGGAGGCTTCGGCGGACGCCGGGGCGACCTGGCAGCCCGTACCCTTCACCACCGTGCCGACGGCGGAGAAACCCCACCCCGAGCCCGATCCGCATCCCAGCGGCGCGGTCTCCGGCTGGTCCGGCCGGGTATGGCACCGCCTCGACGCGGATCTCGCCGCCTGGCGCGGCAAGGAGGTCCGGCTGAGGTGGCGGTACACGACGGACCAGCTGTACGTCGGGCGCGGGGTGTACGTGGACGCCGTCCGGGTCGAGGACGGCAACCGGACGGTCTTCGACGAGGGCCGGTCCGGCGACGGTGCGCGCATCGAGGCGCTCGGCTGGACGGCGTCGGCGGACTGAGCCCCGCATCGCACCGGGCGGGGCCCGGTCCGGCCCGGCCCGGTGGGACGCCGCACCGCCTTGCTGGTCTTCCTGGCCCGGATGCCCCGACGCGGCCGCGAGGCGGCCGTGGTCCCGCGCACCGCTCTCGCGAAGATCGAGAGCCTGCGCGCCACCGGGGGCGAATCGGCAGACATACCCATCCAGTTCGTCCTCTCGGTCGATCCGGACGACGCACCGACCCACCGCGTCGAGATGACGGCGGACATCAACCTGGTCGATGTCCCCGACTACCGGCCGGGCGGCACCGTGGTGGTCGAGTACCCGCCGGACCGGCCCTGGCGGGTACGGCTCGTCCAGCAACCGACACCGGAGTGGCGGAGCCACGCGGAATCGGCCCGCATCGACCGCGCCCGAGTCCACATTGGTCAAACAGCCCCCCGAGGGCTGCGCGTGGAGAATGCTCCGATGACCACCTCACCGCAGCAGCACTGGGAACGTGCCGAGCGCCTCGACGCCGGCCGGATGACGGATGCCGTGCACGCCCAGACCGGCGTACGGCTGCTGGTCGAGGAGCCCTGTCCGGGCGGCGAGGTGGGCGCCGCGTACGTCCGGTGGCCCGACGGCCACCGGTCCGTGCTGAAGTGGCGGCCGGACAGTCGGCTCGACGCCCTGCGGTCGGGGCCACTGGCGGTGTGCGAGGCGCTGCGCAGTCAGGGGTATCCCTGCCCGTCCACAGAACTGGCGCTCCAGGTGGGCGGCGGAGTGGTGCTGGTCCAGGAGCTTCTGCCGGGCGCACCACTGGAGTTGCTGGACCACCACGCTCTGGATCAGGCTCTCGCTCTCAACGAGTCGCAGTCCGGGCTGTTGGCCGGGCGCGCGGACATCCCGTCGATGCACCTGTATCTGCTCGACGACGGCCCCGGCTACTGCCTTCACGAGCCGCTGCGTCGGCACAGCCCACGCAGCGCCGCCCTTGAGCACCGGGTCAGTTCGGTCGGTGCCGATCACCCTCCCCGCCTGGCCGGGGACGATGTCGTGCACCAGGACTTTCACCACGGCAACCTGCTCGCCGTGGACGGCACGGTCACCGGGGTCATCGACTGGGACGGCGCCGGGCGGGGAGACCGCCGTTTCGACCTGGTCACCCTGCGCTTCGGGATGCACACACAGGAGCAAGCGGCGGGGGTCGTCCGCCGGCTCGACGACATCCTGGACGCACTGCCCGACGACATCCTGCGCCCCTGCTGGGCCCATATGAGTCTGCGGATGACCGACTGGGCCATCCGGCACTTCGCACCGAGCGATGTGGAGCACTGGCTGGATCTGGCCGAGCGACGTCTCTGACGGAGGCGGGACGTACGGGCCGGGGTAGGTTCCGGCCGTGACTTCGAACTGGCAGAACGACCGAATAGGCAGCGCGCCGCGAGTCGAGAACCCCGACCGTGCTGCGTCGGCTGGGCTCGGGATTCGCGGTGATCGGGGACGTGCAGTTCCTGCCGGGGTACTCGGTGCTCCTGGTCGACCGACCCCACGTACAGCGCCTTTCGGAACTCCCGCGTGGGAGCCGGACGATCTGGTACGCATGCCCGTCCGACTGTTTCCCCATGACCGGTGGACCGACGAACGTTTCGCGCTCGGCCCGCAGCACGACGCGCTGCGGACGGCGATCGGCGAGGAGCTGGACGGAGCGCCGACGGTGAGCTGACGGCCCGGCGGCACCAGGAGCCGGAGCCACCGCCACGACACCCACAGCAGGAGAATCATGGAGTCCACCGTCGAGGCGCCCGCGACCCGTCCGACGCCCTTGCGGGTTCCGGCCTTCCGGCGGTTCGCGCTCGCCACTCTCGTCTCGGCGACCGGCTCCGCGATGGCGCCCCTCGCACTCGCCTACGCGGTGATCGGCCAGGGCGGCGGAGCCGGGCCGCTCGGTGTGGTGCTGGCGACCAATTCGGTCCCCACGATCGTCTTCACCGTCGCGGGCGGTGTTCTCGCGGACCGTCTGTCACGCAGCCGGATCCTGTTCCTGAGCAATCTGCTGGCCGCGGCCGCGCAGGGCGTGCTCGCGACGCTCGTGGCCACCGGCCATGCGACAACCGTTTCGATCGCCGGGTGCGGCTTTGTTTCAGGGATCGCCACAGCCTTCACGGCTCCGGCCGCGACGGGCGTCGTGGCGCAGATCGTCGCGGCCGAGCATCTGCAACGGGCCAACGCGCTGCTCCGGCTTCCGAGCAATGCCGTCAAGGTGCTCGGCCCTGTTGCCGGAGGGGTGATCGTCGCGGTCGGCGGGCCGGCCTGGGCCCTGTCCTGGGACGCGCTCAGCTTTCTCGTCGCGGCGCTCCTGTTGCTCGGCCTGCGGCTGAGCGCCCCGGTCACGACGAGCAGCGCCCTGGCCGACCTGCGGGCGGGGTGGTCCGGATTCCGGTCGCGCACCTGGCTGTGGACGTACACCGCCGCCGGCACGGTGGTGGTCGCCGCGTGGCTGGCCGGGTTTCAGCTGCTCGGTCCCGTGGTCGCGGCCGAGCATTACTCGGGGGCACGTTCCTGGGGGCTCGTCCAGGGCGCGTTCGCGTTCGGGCTGTTCGCGGGGACAGTGGTGTGCCTGCGCTGGAAGCCGTACCGTCTGCTGGCCGTCGCCGTCGTCAACGGCGCCGGGCTCTGTCTGCCGCCGGCCGCGCTGGGCTTCGGCCTGGCTCTGCCGTGGGTGCTGCTCGGCGCCGTACTCGCGGGCATCGGGCTGGATATCGCCATCGTGGCGTGGACCACGGCGCTCCAACAGCACGTGCCACAGGAGGAGATGGGCCGGATGGGCTCGTTCAACGGTGTCGGGGAGCGTCTCGCCATCCCGCTCGGCTACCTGATCACCGCGCTCGCCGTGCACGCCTGGGCCGACCGGACCGTGCTGCTGGTCTGCGCCGGTGTCATCGTGGCGACCACACTCCTCAACCTCTGCGTCAGGGACGTGTACCGCGTCAATCGCCGCTGAGCGCGAACCGGGCGGCGCGCCCGGCACGGGGCCACCGATGAATGGACCCGTGCCGCGAGCCGCCCGCGAAGTCCCGTGTACGCGCGGGTCAGTAGGAGTGGTCGGCCGTGACGTCGGCCGAGAGGTGGAGTGTTCGTTCCGCCGTCGTCGTGCGCAGGGCGAGGAGGGTCTGGGCGAGTGCGTCGATGGTGACCAGGTGGGCGATGCGGCTGGCCGTGGTCTCCAGGCCGAAGACCAGGTCCTGTCCCCCGGCGACGAGCGTGTGCGTACTGGTTTCGCTCAGCGGTGACTGGGCGTAGCTGGTCAGGCCGATGACCTCGGCTCCGGCCAGGCGGGCGCGGCGGGCGGTGTCGACCGTACTGCGGGTGGCTCCGGTGTGGCTGATGGCCAGGCAGACGGCGCCCGGCGGGAGTTGGGCGGCGGAGAGCTGGGCAGTGAGGGCGTCGGCGGGGGCGTCGACGACACAGCCGAGGGCACGCAGGCGGTACGCGGCGTCGGCGGCCACGGCGGCGGAGAGGCCGGCCGCGGCGACCACGACGCGGGGGGCCGCGTCCAGTGCGGCGGCGGCAGCGCGGAGCCCGGTGGCGGTGAGGGTGGTGGCCAGGTCGCCGAGTGCCTCGCGGGAGGCGTGCAGCGTGTCGGCCAGCGCACGGGCCGCCGGATCGTCGCCGGGGTCGGAGGCCAGCGCGCCGCTCCCCGCGGCGCCCTGGCGTGCTGCCGCGATCTTCAGTTCCTGATAGCCGCGGAATCCGAGGCGCTGACAGGCGCGGACGACCGACGACGGAGCCGTACCGGCCAGGGCCGCGACATCGCTGACACTGAGCCGGACCAGGTCGGCCCCCTGGTCGAGGATCACCTGCGCGACACGCGCCTCGGTCTCGCGGAGCTCCGGGAGCCTGGCTCTCACATGGGCACCGAGCCGGTACCCGTCACTGGAATTCTGTTCCATGTGATTAGAGTAGCGCGGAATTCTATTCCAGATACTCTGTTGCCGCAGGGAGCCCCGTCATGCCCTCGTTCCTTCCCCCTGGCTCAGCCGTGCCTGCGGCCGTGCTCTGCGCCGCCGTTCTCCATGCCCTGTGGAACGCGATGGCTCACCGCATCACCGACAAACTCGTGGGTTTCACCCTCATCAACCTCGCGTACACCGGCTGCGCGGCGGTGATGGTCTGCCTCGTTCCGCTGCCCGAGGCCGGGGCCTGGCCGTTCATCCTGGTTTCCGCCGCGCTGGAGGTGCTCTCCCAGCTCTTCCTGTTGCGGGCCTACCAGCTCGGCGACTTCGGCCAGATGTACCCCATCGCCCGTGGCACCGCGCCATTGCTCGTGGCCGTCGCCTCCGTGACGCTGCTGGGCCGGCCGATCGCCGCCGCCGAAATGGCGGGCGTACTGGTCATCTCGGCCGGACTGGCCGGACTGGCCTTCGCGGACGGGTGGCCCGGGCGCGCACAGCTGCCCGCGCTCGGCGCGGCGGTGGCCACCGGCGCGGTCATCGCGGCCTACACCGTCGTCGACGGCACGGGGGTGCACCGGTCCCAGACCGTCATCGGCTACATCGCCTGGCTCTTTCTCTGCCAGGGCCCCGTTCTGCCACTGCTGGCGCTCGCCCGGCGCGGCCGTCCGCTGCTCGCACAGTTGAAGCCGGCCTGCGGGATCGGCCTGACCGGCGGCGTCGTCTCACTGACCGCCTACGGCCTGGTCATCTGGGCGCAGGCCCACGGCGACCTCGCGACCATCGCGGCCCTGCGCGAAACCAGCATCCTCATCGCGGCGCTGATCGCCACGCTCCTCTTCCGCGAACGGTTCGGGCGGCTGCGCCTCACCGCCGGCGCGGCCGTCCTCGCCGGCATTGTCGTACTCGAACTCGCCCATCCCTGAACCGCCGGACACGCCCCGGCTACGCCGTCCGGCCCGCGATCAGCTGCTCCGGTCCGCCCGGTGCAGGGATCGCGGCGCTCGCACCGGTCGGCGCCGGGGCCGTCGACTCCCGTACGATCAGGCGCGGCCGGATGAGGAGTGACCGTCCCGCCGCAGGGGCCGAGTCGAT from Streptomyces sp. NBC_01591 includes:
- a CDS encoding acyl-CoA synthetase, with the translated sequence MTPPPNGFWAQATADPDRTVLTAPDGESWTAGRLHAAANRLVHGLRAAGLRRGDAFAVVLPNGVEFFTAYLAAAQAGLYLVPVNHHFVGPEIAWIVSDSGAKVLIAHERFAQAATEAADEAELPATHRFAVGTVDGFRPYAELLEGQSGQAPDDRTLGWVMNYTSGTTGRPRGIRRPLSGKLPEESHLGGFLGIFGIKPFDGNVHLVCSPLYHTAVLQFAAASLHIGHPLVLMDRWTPEDMLRLIDTHRCTHTHMVPTQFHRLLSLPDEVKRRYDVTAMRHAIHGAAPCPDHVKRAMIDWWGRCVEEYYAASEGGGAFATAEDWLKKPGTVGRAWPISELAVFDDDGERLPPGELGTVYMKMNTGGFSYHKDETKTRKNRIGDFFTVGDLGILDEDGYLFLRDRKIDMIISGGVNIYPAEIEGALLGHPAVADVAVFGIPHPDWGEEVKAVVEPAAGHEAGEALAAGILRHCEERLAGYKRPRTIDFIDVMPRDPNGKLYKRRLRDPYWEGRQRAV
- a CDS encoding penicillin acylase family protein, translated to MPLRNRLRLLAISGLALFTVSASLPPASADGSRSHRPSGGGLSATIRYTEYGIPHILAKDYASLGFGNGWAQAADQVCTLADGFVTLRGERSRYFGPDAAPDGSLSAATKNLSSDLYFRRVRESRTVEKLLKAPAPAGQSRDVRELERGWAAGYNAWLAQNRIDDPACRGADWVRPVTTLDVVTRGYALSVLGGQGRGIDGITAAQPPTGTAGTPGVPSPGDAADAARRLLSTQNADMGSNAVAFRGDTTANGRGLLLGNPHYPWQGGRRFWQSQQTIPGELNVAGGSLLGAPIVSIGHNANIAWSHTVATGVPLNLHQLTLDPADPTVYLVDGRPERMTKRTVSVAVKGGGTVTRTQWSTRYGPVITSLGAGLPLPWTTTTAYALNDPNAVNLRFSDAGLGFSRARSTADIQAALRRTQGLPWVNTIAADSSGHSFFSQSQVLPRITDELAAQCSTPLGKATYPSSGLAVLDGSRSDCALGSDPDAVQPGIFGPGRMPTVKDAPYVENSNDSAWLTNADAPLTGYERVFGTIGTPRSMRTRGAIEDVSAMAAKGRLTVADLQGQQFANRAPAGDLGAADLAGACAALPGGTAVGSDGRAVDVSAACEVLRRWDRKVDTGSRGALLFDRIWRRATATVPQTELWKVPFSPADPVGTPNTLNTSAPGLTRALADAVAELRAAKIALDDPLGRHQSVERNGKRIPIGGGTESLGIWNKTEPVWDTAAGGYREVPAGSSYIQAVGWNGSRCPVARTLLTYSQSSNPGSPYYSDQTELYSGERWVTSRFCEKDILRSPALRVVRVHERR
- a CDS encoding NAD(P)H-dependent flavin oxidoreductase; this translates as METELSKKLGVEHAIFGFTPFPAVAAAITRAGGFGVLGAVRYTAPDDLARDLDWMQEHTDGKPYGLDVVMPAKKVEGVTEADVEAMIPAGHRQFVQDTLAKHGVPELPDGEASGWRITGWMEEVARNQLDVAFDYPIRLLANALGSPPADVVQRAHDRGVLVAALAGSAKHARHHADAGIDIVVAQGYEAGGHTGEIASMVLVPDVVDAVGPLPVLAAGGIGSGEQIAAGLALGAQGVWLGSLWLTTEEADLHSRALTRKLLAAGSGDTVRSRALTGKPARQLRTEWTDAWDDPAGPGTLPMPLQGLLVAEAVSRIQKYETGALLGTPVGQIVGRMNSERSVQAVFDDLTRGFERAVDRINRIAGRSAS
- a CDS encoding calcium:proton antiporter; protein product: MNARATVRSLATRWTVAVPIVAALALVFSWGRELPAFAVAVVALCLAGAVLAAVHHAEVIAHRVGEPFGSLVLAVAVTVIEVALIVTLMVDGGPKTSALARDTVFAAVMITCNGIVGLSLLLGAVRSRVVVFNAEGSGAALATVATLATLSLVLPTFTVGKPGPEFSTAQLAFAAVASLLLYGLFVAVQTVRHREYFLPLTPEGALKPDEHHVVLPGRGATALSLVMLLVALVAVVGDAKSVSPTIESGVEAAGMPQAVVGVVIALLVLLPETLAAVRAARRDRVQTSLNLALGSAMASIGLTIPAIALASVWLDGPLHLGLGATHMVLLALTVMVGALTVVPGRATLLQGGVHLSIFAAFVFLAISP